In Polynucleobacter sp. AP-Ainpum-60-G11, one DNA window encodes the following:
- a CDS encoding homoserine kinase: protein MAVFTPVELSDISDWIASDFDIGQAIDIRGIHGGIENSNFFLDTKKDGKKQEYVLTIFERLSAEQLPYYLEFMRHLANKGIPVPKPLENKQGQILFSLKGKPAAIVSKLPGLSRLTPEAKHCALVGENLAKMHLASADFQQHQENLRSLSWWQKTVPQVLPHLNDSQKELLTTELATQEQFFSSTAYASLPQGASHCDLFRDNVLFDPQGASDSSQDRLGGFFDFYFAGTDKWLFDLAVTANDWCLADNKQDLDPARFKALMDAYQSVRPLSQEEQASWPLMIRAAALRFWISRLWDFYLPRDAQMLTPHDPRHFENILLSRKAI from the coding sequence GTGGCATCGAGAACTCGAATTTCTTTCTCGACACCAAGAAGGATGGCAAGAAACAAGAATATGTTCTCACTATTTTTGAAAGACTGTCGGCAGAGCAACTACCCTACTACTTAGAGTTTATGCGTCACTTGGCCAACAAAGGCATTCCAGTACCCAAGCCGCTTGAGAATAAACAAGGGCAAATTCTGTTTAGCCTAAAGGGCAAGCCGGCAGCCATAGTGAGCAAGCTTCCAGGCCTCTCCAGACTGACACCTGAAGCAAAACACTGCGCCTTAGTTGGCGAGAACCTAGCAAAGATGCACTTAGCCAGTGCTGACTTTCAGCAGCACCAAGAAAATCTCCGCAGCCTTTCTTGGTGGCAAAAAACTGTGCCTCAAGTGTTGCCACACCTCAATGATTCTCAAAAAGAATTACTTACAACTGAGCTTGCAACTCAAGAGCAATTCTTTAGCTCTACAGCCTATGCATCACTGCCGCAAGGGGCAAGCCATTGCGACCTCTTTAGAGATAACGTGCTGTTTGATCCGCAGGGTGCGAGCGATAGTTCTCAAGATCGACTGGGCGGTTTCTTCGATTTTTATTTCGCTGGAACTGATAAGTGGTTATTTGATTTAGCAGTCACCGCGAATGATTGGTGTCTTGCTGACAATAAACAAGATTTGGATCCCGCTCGCTTCAAAGCCCTGATGGATGCCTACCAATCGGTTCGTCCACTCAGCCAAGAAGAGCAGGCAAGCTGGCCCCTCATGATTCGCGCAGCAGCTCTACGTTTTTGGATTTCTCGCCTGTGGGATTTTTACTTGCCACGTGATGCGCAGATGTTGACCCCACATGACCCTCGTCATTTTGAAAATATTCTCTTAAGCCGCAAAGCGATATGA
- a CDS encoding BPSS1780 family membrane protein, whose protein sequence is MKLNSVPPKEGYTWIRQGIWLFKQNPLGFLMLVFMYVFVAQLAVLVPVIGIFAVLLLTPTLSVGFMTACRQAIQKERIRPSVYVVALQSSPLIRKRILQLGLVYAALILALSFILSMLVDFELLIPLMTNDKPITPEAVRQIYLILFFGGLFYVPVAMLMWFSPVLVAWADMSVAQALFSSAIACWANRGAFFLYIAIWGAILIAIPLTIGSIFDALDLGQAASFIIAPISMAGLTVMHCSFFATWKACFAEKESASLIA, encoded by the coding sequence ATGAAACTAAACTCCGTCCCTCCAAAAGAAGGCTATACCTGGATACGTCAAGGCATTTGGCTATTCAAGCAAAATCCTTTGGGCTTTTTGATGTTGGTATTCATGTACGTGTTTGTGGCGCAGCTAGCGGTACTCGTTCCCGTGATTGGTATTTTCGCCGTTTTATTGCTGACACCTACTTTATCGGTTGGCTTTATGACTGCCTGTCGCCAAGCAATTCAGAAAGAGCGTATTCGTCCATCGGTATATGTTGTTGCCCTGCAATCCTCACCATTAATTCGTAAGCGTATTCTGCAATTGGGCTTGGTATATGCAGCGCTCATTCTTGCTCTCAGCTTTATCTTAAGCATGTTGGTAGATTTTGAATTGCTCATCCCATTGATGACTAATGACAAACCCATTACCCCTGAAGCCGTGCGTCAAATTTATTTGATTCTTTTTTTCGGCGGACTGTTCTATGTGCCAGTTGCGATGTTGATGTGGTTTTCTCCCGTGCTCGTTGCCTGGGCTGATATGTCAGTTGCACAGGCACTCTTTTCTAGCGCTATTGCTTGCTGGGCAAATCGCGGGGCATTCTTTTTATATATCGCGATTTGGGGGGCGATCTTAATCGCAATCCCTCTAACGATTGGCTCTATCTTTGATGCGCTCGATTTAGGTCAAGCGGCATCATTCATCATTGCCCCAATTTCCATGGCGGGTTTGACAGTAATGCACTGTTCATTCTTTGCCACTTGGAAAGCGTGCTTTGCTGAAAAAGAATCAGCAAGCTTAATTGCATAG
- a CDS encoding UvrD-helicase domain-containing protein, producing the protein MYSDLLANLNPEQREAVTLPPVNSNGQAQSALILAGAGSGKTRVLTTRIAWLIQTGQVSPIGVLAVTFTNKAAKEMMLRLSAMLPINTRGMWIGTFHGLCNRLLRAHHKEAGLPSTFQILDTQDQLSAIKRLLKGLKVDDEKYPPKQLQYFIAHAKERGQRAKELSVGDDFQAKMAQLYEAYDEQCQREGVVDFAELLLRSYELLKHNEAIRTHYQERFRHILIDEFQDTNALQYAWLKLLSGHDASRVNVSGMGSSAVFAVGDDDQSIYAFRGADVENMRLYEKQYHPMMVKLEQNYRSHGHILDTANYLISNNTDRLGKNLRTDAGHGEPVRIYDAPSDHAEAAWLVDEIKALVNSGIKRTEIALLYRSNAQSRIIEHALFSAAIPYRVYGGLRFFERAEIKHALAYLRLLENPNDDTSFSRVVNFPTRGIGARSIEAVQDAARAQNCSLYLAASTLDGKAGASLGGFVRLVDHMREATRHNTLPETVEFVIQNSGLIQHYLSEREGQDRVENLQELINAATAFIAEEGYGQDATAATLPGENAPGTVEVSPLAAFLSHASLEAGDNQAQAGQDAVQLMTVHSAKGLEFTSVFITGLEEGLFPHENSINEQNGLEEERRLMYVAITRAKERLYLSHTQSRMLHGQVRYNMPSRFLEELPSDSLKWLTPKVKDARWGGATGGNGGRAGSTWQDGYTRQREFGSNDFFDSGNERERPARQIGRVGSASTAVTRMASPPRGNYPFTIGQNVFHTKFGEGKVTGLEGNDADARAQVNFKRHGVKWLQLSIAKLAAID; encoded by the coding sequence ATGTACTCAGACTTGCTCGCAAACCTTAATCCAGAACAACGCGAGGCAGTGACCCTCCCGCCTGTCAATTCAAATGGCCAGGCCCAGTCAGCCCTCATTTTGGCTGGTGCCGGCAGTGGAAAGACCCGCGTCCTCACGACCCGTATAGCTTGGTTGATCCAGACGGGCCAGGTTTCACCCATTGGTGTTCTAGCAGTGACCTTCACCAATAAGGCCGCTAAAGAGATGATGTTGCGCTTAAGCGCGATGTTGCCCATCAATACTCGGGGTATGTGGATTGGTACTTTTCACGGTCTTTGTAATCGTTTACTGCGTGCGCATCACAAGGAAGCGGGTTTACCATCTACTTTTCAGATTCTGGATACCCAGGATCAGCTTTCTGCCATTAAGCGTCTTTTAAAGGGCTTAAAGGTCGATGATGAAAAATACCCCCCTAAGCAGTTGCAGTATTTCATTGCGCATGCCAAAGAGCGTGGTCAGCGCGCCAAAGAATTATCCGTAGGGGATGACTTCCAAGCAAAGATGGCTCAACTCTATGAGGCTTATGACGAGCAGTGCCAGCGTGAAGGCGTAGTTGATTTTGCTGAGCTCCTCTTACGCAGCTATGAATTGCTCAAACATAACGAAGCGATTCGTACGCACTACCAAGAGCGCTTCCGCCATATCTTGATTGATGAGTTCCAAGATACCAATGCCTTGCAATACGCGTGGCTTAAATTACTCTCCGGTCATGATGCTAGTCGCGTCAATGTCAGCGGCATGGGAAGCAGTGCAGTTTTCGCAGTGGGCGATGATGATCAAAGTATTTACGCATTCCGCGGCGCCGATGTAGAGAACATGCGTCTGTATGAAAAGCAATATCACCCAATGATGGTCAAGCTTGAGCAAAACTACCGCTCACATGGCCACATCTTGGATACTGCTAACTACCTAATTTCCAACAATACGGATCGTCTAGGCAAAAACCTGCGAACCGATGCGGGTCATGGCGAGCCAGTCCGTATTTATGATGCTCCGAGTGATCACGCAGAAGCCGCTTGGCTCGTAGACGAAATCAAAGCGCTAGTAAATAGCGGTATCAAGCGTACTGAAATTGCTTTGCTCTATCGCAGTAACGCCCAGTCACGCATCATCGAGCACGCTTTATTTTCTGCAGCGATCCCTTATCGTGTCTATGGTGGTTTACGCTTCTTTGAGCGCGCTGAAATTAAGCACGCTTTGGCTTACCTCCGCCTTTTAGAAAATCCGAATGACGACACCTCTTTCTCTCGTGTCGTCAATTTCCCAACACGCGGCATTGGGGCGAGATCCATTGAAGCAGTGCAGGATGCAGCGCGTGCACAAAACTGCTCTCTGTATTTAGCAGCCTCAACCTTGGATGGTAAAGCCGGCGCTTCCTTGGGAGGTTTTGTACGTTTAGTAGATCACATGCGTGAAGCTACGCGTCACAACACTCTGCCTGAAACAGTGGAGTTTGTGATTCAGAACAGCGGATTGATTCAGCATTACCTCTCAGAGCGTGAGGGCCAGGATCGTGTCGAAAACTTACAAGAACTCATCAATGCCGCAACCGCATTTATTGCGGAAGAGGGTTATGGTCAGGATGCCACCGCTGCCACGCTACCGGGTGAGAACGCACCCGGGACAGTAGAGGTCTCCCCGTTAGCAGCATTCCTCTCGCATGCTTCGCTTGAGGCTGGTGATAACCAGGCACAAGCAGGTCAAGATGCTGTGCAGTTGATGACAGTGCACTCCGCCAAAGGTTTGGAGTTCACCTCCGTATTTATTACTGGCTTAGAAGAAGGTTTGTTCCCGCACGAGAACAGTATTAATGAGCAGAATGGTTTAGAGGAAGAACGTCGCTTGATGTATGTCGCGATTACTCGAGCAAAAGAGCGTCTCTACCTTTCTCACACGCAGTCTCGGATGCTTCATGGCCAGGTGCGTTACAACATGCCCTCCCGCTTCTTGGAAGAGTTGCCGTCTGATTCATTGAAGTGGCTTACCCCAAAAGTAAAAGATGCTCGTTGGGGTGGTGCTACCGGTGGCAATGGCGGTCGCGCAGGCTCGACTTGGCAGGATGGCTACACGCGTCAGCGTGAATTTGGATCTAATGATTTTTTTGACAGCGGTAATGAACGCGAGCGACCCGCTAGACAAATTGGGCGTGTAGGCTCTGCATCGACTGCTGTAACCAGAATGGCTTCACCACCAAGAGGTAATTACCCATTTACGATTGGGCAAAATGTTTTCCACACCAAGTTTGGAGAGGGAAAGGTTACAGGCTTAGAGGGTAATGATGCTGATGCGCGAGCTCAAGTGAACTTCAAGCGACATGGTGTGAAATGGTTGCAGCTCAGTATTGCTAAGCTTGCAGCAATAGACTGA
- a CDS encoding valine--tRNA ligase: MPNASNTPNSPAASSLDELAKSYEPAPIEAYWGPEWERRGIADATLDEGKGDFSIQLPPPNVTGTLHMGHAFNQTIMDGLVRHARMSGKNTLWVPGTDHAGIATQIVVERQLDAQKVSRHDLGREKFLEKVWEWKETSGNTITRQIRRLGASIDWGKEYFTMDSKMSKAVVEVFVRLHEQGLIYRGKRLVNWDPVLGTAVSDLEVVSEEEDGSMWHIRYPLADGSGHLTVATTRPETLLGDVAVMVNPEDERYKHLIGKSVQLPLCNREIPIIADDYVDLAFGTGVVKVTPAHDFNDYAVGQRHQLPLINILTLDAKINENAPAVYQGLERFAARKQIVADLDAAGLLEKVQPHKLMVPRGDRTQTIIEPMLTDQWFVAVSKPSPDNKYQPGASIAGAALDAVTKGDIKLVPENWISTYTQWLENIQDWCISRQLWWGHQIPAWYGDDGQIFVARSEEEAKAKAATAGYKGQLNRDPDVLDTWFSSALVPFSSLGWPEETPALNHFLPSSVLVTGFDIIFFWVARMVMMTCHFTGKVPFNTVYVHGLVRDAEGQKMSKSKGNTLDPIDLIDGIKIEGLVAKRTTGLMNPKQAESIGKKTKKEFPEGIPAFGTDALRFTFASLASLGRNINFDQKRCEGYRNFCNKLWNATRFVLMNCPGNDQENGFAPCDSQCGPEGQLDFSPADRWIVSILQRTEADVAKGFQNYRFDNIATSIYQFVWDEYCDWYLELAKVQLQTGTPAQQRATRRTLLRVLETILRIAHPLIPFITETLWQTVGPKVGKELAKQDKQTIALQPYPVAQLDKIDEQSEAWVAQIKSIVDACRNLRGEMQVSPALKAPLWISGSQDFLKQASPYLTALAKLSEVKIYDDESALEKDAPGAPMALVGNLKLLLKIEVDVAAERIRLSKEIERLANEITKARSKLGNESFVARAPEEVVAQEKQRLAGFEQNHEKLVAQLDRLK; this comes from the coding sequence ATGCCAAATGCTTCGAATACCCCTAATTCACCAGCGGCCAGTTCCTTAGACGAACTAGCCAAATCCTACGAACCCGCCCCAATTGAAGCTTATTGGGGTCCGGAATGGGAACGCCGAGGCATTGCCGACGCCACCCTAGATGAGGGCAAGGGAGATTTCTCGATTCAATTGCCACCACCGAATGTGACGGGCACCCTCCACATGGGTCACGCCTTTAATCAAACCATCATGGATGGCTTGGTGCGTCATGCCCGCATGTCTGGCAAAAATACTTTGTGGGTTCCAGGCACAGATCATGCTGGTATTGCCACACAAATTGTTGTTGAGCGCCAGCTTGATGCACAAAAAGTTTCTCGTCACGATTTAGGTCGTGAGAAATTCTTAGAAAAAGTCTGGGAGTGGAAAGAAACTTCCGGCAATACCATTACCCGTCAGATTCGTCGCCTAGGCGCTTCGATTGATTGGGGCAAAGAATATTTCACGATGGACAGCAAGATGTCCAAGGCGGTTGTTGAAGTCTTTGTGCGCCTACATGAACAAGGTTTAATTTACCGCGGCAAACGTTTGGTGAACTGGGACCCTGTTTTAGGAACTGCAGTCTCCGATCTAGAAGTAGTGAGCGAAGAAGAAGATGGCTCCATGTGGCACATCCGCTATCCATTAGCTGATGGCTCTGGACATCTCACCGTTGCCACCACTCGCCCAGAGACTCTGTTAGGCGACGTGGCCGTCATGGTCAATCCAGAAGATGAGCGCTACAAACACCTCATCGGTAAGTCAGTGCAACTACCGCTGTGCAATCGTGAAATTCCGATCATCGCAGACGACTACGTGGATTTAGCTTTTGGTACTGGCGTGGTTAAAGTGACACCTGCGCACGACTTCAACGACTATGCCGTTGGACAACGTCATCAGTTACCACTCATTAATATCCTTACTCTGGATGCCAAGATCAATGAGAATGCGCCAGCGGTGTATCAAGGTCTTGAGCGATTCGCTGCACGCAAACAAATCGTTGCTGATTTAGATGCTGCCGGTTTATTGGAAAAAGTACAGCCACATAAATTAATGGTGCCACGTGGTGATCGCACTCAAACCATCATTGAACCCATGCTCACTGACCAATGGTTTGTTGCAGTCTCAAAGCCAAGTCCTGATAACAAATATCAACCTGGCGCATCCATTGCTGGCGCTGCATTAGATGCCGTCACTAAAGGTGATATCAAACTCGTTCCAGAAAATTGGATCAGCACCTATACGCAGTGGTTAGAGAATATTCAAGACTGGTGTATCTCGCGCCAACTCTGGTGGGGTCATCAAATCCCTGCCTGGTATGGCGATGATGGGCAGATCTTTGTGGCTCGCTCTGAAGAAGAAGCCAAGGCTAAAGCTGCTACTGCCGGATACAAAGGTCAACTCAACCGCGATCCTGACGTTCTGGATACCTGGTTTAGCTCTGCGCTAGTGCCTTTTAGCTCCTTAGGCTGGCCAGAAGAAACGCCTGCGCTCAATCACTTCTTACCATCTTCAGTATTGGTAACCGGCTTTGACATCATTTTCTTCTGGGTAGCCAGAATGGTCATGATGACTTGCCATTTCACCGGCAAGGTACCGTTTAATACGGTGTACGTTCATGGTCTAGTCCGTGATGCCGAAGGTCAGAAGATGAGTAAATCCAAAGGAAACACTTTGGATCCAATCGACCTCATTGATGGCATCAAGATTGAAGGCTTAGTTGCTAAGCGCACCACCGGCTTGATGAATCCTAAGCAAGCTGAAAGCATTGGCAAGAAAACCAAGAAAGAATTTCCCGAAGGTATTCCTGCATTTGGTACAGACGCTCTGCGTTTCACCTTTGCCTCACTCGCATCACTCGGTCGGAATATTAACTTTGACCAGAAACGCTGCGAAGGCTATCGCAACTTCTGCAACAAGCTCTGGAATGCCACTCGCTTTGTGCTCATGAATTGCCCTGGCAATGATCAAGAGAATGGCTTTGCTCCTTGTGACAGCCAATGTGGTCCAGAGGGACAGCTTGATTTCTCTCCAGCAGATCGCTGGATTGTTTCTATCTTGCAAAGAACTGAGGCTGATGTTGCTAAGGGCTTCCAGAACTATCGCTTTGACAATATCGCTACCAGTATTTATCAATTTGTATGGGATGAGTATTGCGATTGGTACTTGGAGTTGGCCAAGGTTCAACTACAAACGGGCACGCCTGCACAGCAACGCGCGACTCGTCGTACGCTACTACGCGTTTTAGAAACGATCTTGCGCATAGCTCATCCACTGATTCCATTCATCACTGAAACTCTTTGGCAAACCGTTGGACCTAAGGTTGGTAAAGAGTTGGCAAAGCAAGATAAACAAACCATTGCTCTGCAGCCTTACCCTGTTGCTCAGCTCGATAAGATTGATGAGCAAAGCGAAGCTTGGGTAGCTCAGATTAAATCGATTGTGGATGCTTGCCGTAATTTACGTGGAGAGATGCAAGTCTCCCCTGCACTAAAGGCACCCCTCTGGATTAGTGGATCGCAAGATTTCTTAAAACAGGCAAGCCCTTACTTAACTGCCTTAGCCAAGCTGTCTGAAGTCAAAATCTATGATGATGAGTCAGCCTTAGAAAAAGATGCTCCAGGTGCGCCGATGGCCTTGGTTGGGAATCTCAAGTTATTACTCAAAATTGAAGTCGACGTAGCAGCCGAGAGAATTCGCCTCAGCAAAGAAATTGAGCGCTTAGCCAATGAGATCACTAAAGCCCGCAGCAAGCTTGGCAATGAAAGCTTCGTGGCTCGCGCCCCAGAAGAGGTTGTAGCTCAAGAAAAGCAGCGTCTTGCTGGCTTTGAGCAAAACCATGAGAAGCTTGTTGCACAATTAGATCGACTGAAATAA
- the galU gene encoding UTP--glucose-1-phosphate uridylyltransferase GalU — protein MPLSTKAVTKAVFPVAGLGTRFLPATKASPKEMLNVVDKPLIQYAVEEAIAAGITEMIFVTGRSKRAIEDHFDKAYELEAELEAKNKQALLEIVRSVKPSHVDCVYVRQPEALGLGHAVLCAEKLVRDEPFAIILADDLLDGQPPVLKQMLKVFDEQNGSVLAVEKIDPSKSSSYGIISGAEVPKGIYRLNGIVEKPQPKDAPSNLAVVGRYVLSSDIFNHIRNLKPGAGGEIQLTDAIASLLKEEPVFAYEYDGVRYDCGSKLGYLKASVEFALRHPEVGTEFAAYLKSRSLT, from the coding sequence ATGCCATTAAGCACTAAAGCCGTTACTAAAGCAGTTTTCCCCGTTGCAGGTTTGGGCACACGCTTCTTGCCGGCCACCAAGGCTAGCCCAAAAGAAATGCTGAATGTAGTAGATAAGCCCCTCATTCAGTATGCGGTTGAGGAAGCAATTGCTGCTGGCATTACCGAAATGATTTTCGTGACAGGTCGCAGCAAGCGCGCGATCGAGGATCACTTTGATAAGGCCTATGAATTAGAAGCGGAGCTCGAAGCAAAAAATAAGCAGGCTCTGTTAGAGATTGTTCGTAGCGTGAAGCCAAGCCACGTAGATTGTGTTTATGTTCGCCAACCAGAAGCACTGGGTTTGGGTCACGCTGTCTTGTGCGCAGAAAAGCTCGTACGAGATGAGCCTTTTGCCATCATCCTTGCAGATGACTTACTCGATGGCCAACCCCCTGTACTCAAACAAATGCTCAAAGTCTTTGATGAGCAAAATGGTTCAGTCTTAGCCGTGGAAAAGATTGATCCATCTAAAAGTAGCTCCTATGGAATTATCTCTGGCGCAGAGGTACCTAAAGGGATCTATCGTTTAAATGGGATTGTGGAGAAACCACAGCCCAAAGATGCGCCATCTAACTTAGCGGTAGTAGGTCGCTATGTTCTATCTTCAGATATCTTCAATCACATTCGCAATCTTAAGCCGGGCGCTGGCGGCGAAATCCAACTCACCGATGCCATTGCCTCCCTACTTAAGGAGGAGCCTGTATTCGCTTATGAATACGATGGCGTGCGCTATGACTGCGGTAGCAAGCTGGGTTACCTCAAGGCTTCCGTGGAGTTTGCTTTACGCCACCCAGAGGTGGGCACTGAGTTTGCAGCGTATCTTAAGAGTCGCTCTTTAAC